In Candidatus Lernaella stagnicola, one genomic interval encodes:
- the speA gene encoding biosynthetic arginine decarboxylase → MAEQVNAADKLYFPEAWGAGYFSINGKGRVQVDVNADGHHKVDLYELVEQVREKGLTPPYLFRFPQILEHRIEHLHNAFAKAIEEFGYGNEYRGVFPVKVNHRREVMEAIIKAGRRFQYGVEVGSKPEMYLALALPLVEGSLLLCNGFKDDNYMRMAMHAQRLGRNVVIILESLADVQRAIRLADKMKIRVPFGIRVRLHARGSGRWEESGGEYSKFGLSTGEVLEVLRVLEKADRLDDLVLLHFHVGSQITEIKRIKNAIKEAARVYSKLKKTVNSLKYLNVGGGLGVDYDGSKTSSDASTNYTVQEYANDVVYMVMDVCDNENIDPPMLVSESGRAITAYHAMLVVNVHRAPENVLAVEGITLNDDDPQVVHELHYICENLSRKNYREFYHDALEYRDELHSLFNLGFLELEDRARGEALFFDICHRSVKFAKRERGPMREEFDDLQRDLAYRYICNFSVFQSLPDSWAVGQLFPIMPIHRLNETPDQAAILCDITCDSDGVIENFIDIHDERRFLELHRTTSKELYWIGIFLVGAYQDIIGDFHNLFGKINEAHVLVGEGGRAHFQKILPGDSIRESLRFVRYDPDELTRSLERTLAKRTGDELLTQREAKRILDDFKSGLEGTTYVLPNENARTKKR, encoded by the coding sequence ATGGCTGAACAAGTGAACGCGGCTGACAAGTTGTATTTTCCGGAAGCCTGGGGCGCTGGCTATTTTTCGATCAACGGCAAAGGCCGCGTTCAGGTGGATGTAAACGCCGACGGCCACCACAAAGTCGACTTGTATGAATTGGTCGAACAAGTGCGCGAGAAAGGTTTGACGCCGCCTTACTTATTCCGTTTTCCGCAAATCCTTGAACATCGGATCGAGCACCTCCATAACGCTTTCGCCAAGGCAATTGAAGAGTTCGGCTACGGTAACGAATACCGCGGCGTGTTCCCCGTGAAGGTCAATCACCGCCGAGAAGTTATGGAAGCCATTATCAAGGCCGGACGGCGCTTCCAATACGGCGTCGAAGTCGGCTCGAAACCGGAAATGTACCTGGCTCTGGCGTTGCCTCTGGTTGAAGGATCCCTATTACTCTGCAACGGCTTCAAAGACGACAACTACATGCGTATGGCCATGCACGCCCAGCGTTTGGGACGCAACGTCGTGATCATCCTGGAAAGTTTGGCCGACGTTCAGCGTGCCATTCGTCTAGCCGATAAAATGAAAATCCGCGTGCCTTTCGGAATTCGAGTCCGCCTGCATGCCCGTGGCAGTGGGCGGTGGGAAGAGTCAGGCGGCGAATACTCGAAATTCGGCCTGTCGACCGGTGAAGTGCTGGAAGTGTTGCGCGTGCTGGAAAAAGCGGACCGTTTGGATGATTTAGTTTTACTGCATTTTCACGTCGGCAGCCAAATCACGGAAATCAAGCGAATCAAAAATGCTATCAAAGAAGCGGCGCGCGTTTACTCCAAGCTGAAAAAAACCGTGAACTCGCTTAAATATCTGAATGTCGGCGGTGGTTTGGGCGTCGATTACGACGGCTCCAAAACCAGTAGCGACGCTTCCACCAACTACACGGTGCAGGAATACGCTAACGACGTCGTGTACATGGTGATGGACGTTTGCGACAACGAGAACATTGATCCGCCCATGCTGGTCTCGGAGTCCGGGCGGGCGATCACTGCGTATCACGCGATGCTGGTGGTCAACGTGCACCGCGCGCCGGAAAACGTGCTCGCCGTGGAGGGAATCACGCTCAACGACGACGACCCCCAAGTCGTTCATGAACTGCATTACATCTGCGAAAACTTGTCGCGTAAAAACTACCGCGAGTTCTATCACGACGCGCTGGAATACCGCGACGAACTCCACAGTTTGTTCAATCTCGGTTTCCTTGAATTGGAAGATCGCGCCCGCGGCGAAGCGCTGTTCTTCGACATCTGTCACCGATCGGTGAAATTCGCCAAGCGCGAACGAGGGCCGATGCGCGAGGAATTCGACGATCTGCAACGCGACCTGGCATATCGTTACATCTGCAACTTCTCGGTGTTTCAATCCCTGCCGGATTCCTGGGCCGTGGGACAACTCTTTCCCATCATGCCGATTCACCGCCTCAACGAAACACCCGACCAGGCCGCGATTCTCTGCGACATCACCTGCGATTCGGACGGGGTGATCGAAAACTTCATCGACATTCACGACGAACGGCGCTTTCTTGAACTGCACCGTACAACCTCGAAGGAATTGTATTGGATCGGCATTTTTCTCGTCGGTGCTTACCAAGACATCATCGGCGACTTCCATAACCTGTTCGGTAAGATCAACGAGGCCCACGTACTGGTCGGCGAGGGCGGACGCGCCCATTTCCAAAAAATCCTGCCCGGTGACTCGATTCGAGAATCGCTGCGCTTCGTTCGGTACGATCCCGATGAATTGACCCGGTCCTTGGAGCGCACGTTGGCTAAGCGCACCGGTGACGAACTGCTCACGCAACGCGAAGCCAAACGCATATTGGACGATTTCAAAAGCGGTTTAGAGGGCACGACATATGTCCTGCCCAACGAAAATGCGCGAACGAAAAAACGTTAA
- a CDS encoding acylphosphatase, which translates to MIAKRIVVFGRVQGVWYRAKTKERADKLSVTGWVRNNADGSVEAVLEGEEDALFELVNWMGVGPRLARVDRLREDDIEPAGYDTFEIVRF; encoded by the coding sequence ATGATTGCCAAGCGAATCGTCGTGTTTGGTCGCGTGCAGGGTGTGTGGTACCGCGCCAAAACGAAAGAGCGGGCCGACAAACTGAGCGTCACCGGTTGGGTGCGCAACAACGCCGACGGGTCCGTCGAGGCGGTGCTGGAGGGAGAAGAGGACGCGCTATTCGAGTTGGTCAATTGGATGGGCGTCGGACCACGGCTGGCTCGCGTCGATCGCCTGCGCGAGGATGACATCGAGCCAGCCGGTTACGACACCTTCGAAATCGTGCGCTTCTAA
- a CDS encoding septum formation initiator family protein → MIKWTSICLVIAFFVAGVYLVLGDNGLLHVYRLKKEKEELEARKVELQHQEVEYQERIERLQSDPAVIEREIRQELKFVRADEKVFVIKPTKAGGP, encoded by the coding sequence ATGATTAAATGGACATCCATTTGCCTCGTTATCGCTTTTTTTGTGGCTGGCGTCTACCTCGTGCTGGGTGACAACGGTTTGCTCCATGTTTATCGATTGAAGAAAGAAAAGGAAGAGCTTGAAGCGCGGAAGGTGGAACTGCAACACCAAGAGGTCGAATACCAGGAACGCATCGAACGCCTTCAATCCGATCCCGCGGTTATCGAGCGGGAGATACGCCAGGAATTGAAATTCGTGCGCGCAGACGAGAAAGTTTTCGTCATCAAGCCAACCAAGGCGGGAGGGCCCTGA
- a CDS encoding glycosyltransferase family 39 protein, protein MQDFDKNLNQPALDQGSEPSTAARPALWAWLTLAALWLGWFLAQILWWMRFRFPYGAQIGYEAAVFGRQLAAGEYAEVLSHLKISNYYPPLYEFTLGLFDAFFGFHLSNGLLLNSVFVALTCVAVFLLVRRWADDTSALLAAVLILGHDMAFSSARIPMREVAVMAVVAWTLLFLQNRKLLWHPALSLSIAVLLAAGLMYKWTFAIYAALPVGATFLWLIWREERRRWRPVVLAAFATLVILALCIPWYVFVLDLKYLAVSSANDPHPDPLLWQIPFYPHALGIRYLGDTAAGWALLALAALGALINLRQRFIPALSLFGGWLILFLIPHNEERYVLGLLPALAVLVALAFHALPRRLWMRLSILVALVLVMAGSFHQSSFARPRFSYDSGAIRTLAATNCQRDGYRLAAKIIRQAAELGEKDAPAQLATHPLNRHFITFNQDILPLMIWQFGLGDKVAYVGYDLTGYTAFDSRLDEIDVLVVGDIVWKASTEFLNQQMAAWKDFRKPDWEVKNRTPGDPQRRGIIERDFEKAYTHNDPCIGSIHVYVRRTAQTDVPVLPTE, encoded by the coding sequence TTGCAAGACTTCGACAAGAACCTTAACCAGCCGGCCCTGGATCAGGGCAGCGAACCGTCCACAGCCGCCCGACCGGCGCTTTGGGCATGGTTGACGCTGGCTGCGCTCTGGCTCGGATGGTTCCTGGCGCAAATCCTGTGGTGGATGCGGTTCCGTTTTCCCTACGGCGCACAAATCGGTTATGAAGCGGCCGTTTTCGGCCGACAGTTGGCGGCAGGTGAATACGCCGAGGTCCTTAGTCACCTAAAAATCTCCAATTACTATCCGCCGTTGTACGAGTTCACGCTCGGTCTTTTCGACGCGTTTTTCGGATTCCACTTGAGCAACGGTTTGCTGCTCAATTCCGTGTTCGTCGCCTTGACTTGCGTGGCGGTTTTCTTGCTTGTCCGGCGATGGGCCGACGATACTTCGGCGCTGCTGGCGGCGGTGTTGATTCTCGGCCACGACATGGCTTTTTCCTCGGCCCGTATTCCCATGCGCGAAGTGGCCGTTATGGCGGTTGTGGCCTGGACGCTGCTCTTCCTGCAAAACCGCAAGCTGTTATGGCACCCGGCGTTGTCGTTATCGATCGCGGTATTGCTGGCCGCCGGGCTCATGTACAAGTGGACGTTCGCGATTTACGCCGCGTTACCGGTGGGCGCGACGTTTCTCTGGTTGATTTGGCGGGAAGAGCGGCGGCGCTGGCGCCCCGTCGTGTTGGCCGCGTTCGCCACGTTGGTCATCCTCGCGCTATGTATCCCCTGGTACGTATTCGTGCTCGATTTGAAGTATCTGGCCGTCAGCAGTGCTAACGATCCGCATCCCGATCCCCTGCTCTGGCAAATCCCGTTTTATCCCCACGCGCTGGGCATTCGCTATCTGGGCGACACGGCGGCGGGTTGGGCACTGTTGGCCTTGGCAGCACTCGGAGCGCTCATTAATCTGCGGCAACGATTCATCCCGGCGCTTTCGCTGTTCGGCGGTTGGTTGATTCTGTTTCTCATACCGCACAACGAGGAACGATACGTGTTAGGCCTTTTGCCGGCTTTGGCCGTGTTGGTCGCCCTGGCCTTCCATGCGTTGCCGCGGCGATTATGGATGCGGCTGTCCATTCTGGTCGCGCTGGTTTTGGTTATGGCCGGCAGCTTTCACCAGAGCAGCTTTGCGCGTCCTCGTTTCTCTTACGACTCAGGGGCGATTCGCACGCTGGCGGCCACTAACTGCCAACGCGACGGCTACCGCCTGGCCGCGAAAATCATTAGACAAGCCGCCGAGCTGGGCGAAAAGGACGCGCCCGCCCAACTGGCGACGCATCCGCTCAACCGCCATTTCATCACGTTCAACCAAGACATCCTTCCCCTGATGATCTGGCAATTTGGCCTCGGGGACAAAGTGGCATACGTGGGATACGATTTGACCGGCTACACCGCGTTCGACAGCCGTCTGGACGAAATCGACGTGTTGGTGGTCGGCGATATCGTGTGGAAGGCATCAACCGAATTTCTTAATCAGCAAATGGCGGCGTGGAAGGATTTTCGTAAACCGGACTGGGAAGTCAAAAACCGGACCCCTGGGGATCCGCAACGGCGTGGAATAATTGAACGCGATTTCGAAAAAGCGTATACCCATAACGATCCGTGCATCGGTAGTATTCATGTGTACGTACGGCGCACGGCCCAGACCGATGTGCCGGTCTTGCCCACGGAGTGA
- the ald gene encoding alanine dehydrogenase codes for MIIGVPKEIKTAEKRVAITPAGVTALVAHGHKIIVEKGAGLGSQITDAEYKTAGAMILPKAADVWKKSDMIMKVKEPLSPEYKYMKGKLIFTYLHLAAVKELTLAMLKSNCTGIAYETIEMDDGSLPLLNPMSEVAGKLAPQVGAWCLETNNGGSGVLLAGVSGVAPAKVAIIGAGTSGMAACEIALGMGAQVTILDINSDRLRYVHDVFHGNLVTLMSNRGNIEDAVRQADLVIGAVLVTGAKAPKLVTSEMIRGMKPGSVIVDISVDQGGCVATTKATTHDKPTFMKHGVVHYCVANMPGIVPRTSTYALTNATLNYALELADKGFERAVAENDSLRKGINIHQGKVTCKPVADAFKMKYEPYTA; via the coding sequence ATGATTATCGGTGTACCCAAGGAAATCAAAACAGCTGAGAAACGAGTAGCCATCACGCCGGCGGGCGTCACCGCGTTGGTTGCCCACGGTCACAAAATTATCGTCGAAAAGGGCGCCGGTTTGGGCAGCCAAATTACCGACGCAGAGTACAAGACCGCTGGTGCGATGATCCTGCCGAAAGCGGCCGATGTATGGAAAAAGTCCGACATGATCATGAAGGTCAAGGAACCCCTTTCGCCTGAATACAAATATATGAAGGGCAAACTCATCTTCACGTACCTGCATCTGGCTGCGGTGAAAGAACTGACCCTGGCGATGCTCAAGTCCAACTGCACCGGGATCGCCTACGAAACCATCGAAATGGATGACGGTTCACTGCCCCTGCTCAACCCCATGAGCGAGGTGGCCGGGAAGCTTGCCCCGCAGGTTGGAGCGTGGTGTCTGGAAACCAACAACGGTGGCAGCGGCGTCTTGCTCGCCGGCGTGTCGGGCGTCGCCCCGGCCAAGGTGGCAATCATCGGCGCCGGCACCTCCGGCATGGCCGCCTGTGAAATCGCGTTAGGTATGGGGGCGCAGGTGACGATCCTGGACATCAATTCCGATCGTTTGCGCTACGTGCATGACGTTTTCCACGGCAACCTGGTTACGCTGATGAGTAACCGCGGCAACATCGAAGATGCCGTGAGACAAGCCGATTTGGTCATCGGCGCGGTACTGGTGACCGGCGCGAAAGCCCCGAAGTTGGTGACGTCCGAAATGATTCGCGGAATGAAGCCGGGCAGCGTCATCGTCGATATCAGCGTCGATCAGGGCGGTTGCGTGGCCACGACCAAGGCGACCACCCATGACAAGCCAACGTTCATGAAGCACGGCGTCGTGCATTATTGCGTGGCGAATATGCCGGGCATCGTACCGCGCACAAGTACATACGCGTTGACCAATGCGACGCTCAATTACGCTCTCGAACTGGCCGACAAAGGGTTCGAACGCGCCGTCGCCGAGAACGACTCGCTGCGCAAGGGCATCAACATCCACCAAGGCAAAGTCACCTGCAAACCGGTCGCTGACGCCTTCAAAATGAAGTACGAACCGTACACCGCATAG
- a CDS encoding porin gives MRWFTLILAAVVFLGAAAIPATAADSPRPPKFNVVGNDGVSSLKIGLSAQMLYEYYQKDMGDDAHSVYTSTLFFKRIRPSLAGTLVDPRLSFKFQADVAPGKLDLLDYYVNFKAHEWFAVQAGQYKIPFTRYRLNSYKNLQLVDWPLTAKYFGGERQMGLQFHNSNHRFFEYQAALLTGMYGDKNGTGLSKVTGEAVLNTWNMVESQAVNEFHPAVAARVLGKIFEIDTSTVTDFAKKGPRLAVGAGSIYDANPVVMRDFSFRPAAELFFKAYGASVYGAYFAGFYEQNGEADKRELGMTGMHVEGGYLALPWLEVAGRYARVDVTDTLQDDAAEYAAAQIAAADDPDAAGLQYGKAGSMGSESEAAVGLNFYLRGHAIKLANEAAWLTHVDKDDESLQDFRFRSMMQVAF, from the coding sequence ATGCGGTGGTTCACTCTAATTCTAGCGGCAGTGGTGTTCTTAGGAGCGGCTGCGATTCCGGCCACAGCGGCCGATTCCCCGCGTCCCCCAAAATTCAACGTAGTCGGCAATGACGGCGTCAGCAGCCTGAAAATAGGGCTGTCCGCCCAGATGCTTTACGAATATTACCAGAAGGACATGGGCGACGACGCTCATTCGGTCTACACCTCGACTCTGTTTTTCAAAAGAATTCGGCCGTCGTTGGCGGGAACATTGGTCGATCCTCGGCTTTCATTTAAGTTTCAAGCCGACGTTGCCCCCGGAAAACTGGATCTGCTCGATTACTACGTCAATTTCAAGGCGCACGAGTGGTTCGCGGTGCAGGCGGGGCAGTACAAGATCCCGTTCACCCGTTATCGCCTCAATTCTTACAAGAACCTGCAACTGGTCGATTGGCCGCTTACGGCGAAATACTTCGGCGGCGAGCGGCAGATGGGCCTGCAGTTCCATAACAGCAACCATCGCTTCTTCGAATACCAAGCGGCCTTGCTGACCGGGATGTACGGCGACAAAAACGGTACCGGCTTGTCGAAGGTCACGGGAGAAGCGGTGTTGAACACGTGGAATATGGTGGAATCGCAGGCGGTGAATGAATTCCATCCGGCCGTGGCCGCCCGCGTATTGGGCAAGATCTTCGAGATTGACACGTCCACCGTGACGGATTTTGCGAAAAAGGGTCCGCGGCTGGCCGTCGGCGCCGGTTCGATCTATGACGCCAACCCCGTTGTCATGCGGGATTTCTCGTTTCGTCCCGCGGCTGAGTTGTTTTTCAAGGCGTATGGGGCCTCTGTCTACGGCGCCTATTTCGCGGGCTTTTATGAGCAGAACGGCGAAGCGGACAAGCGCGAATTAGGCATGACGGGCATGCACGTCGAAGGCGGCTATCTCGCCTTGCCGTGGTTGGAAGTGGCCGGGCGCTACGCGCGGGTCGACGTGACCGATACGCTGCAAGACGATGCCGCCGAATACGCGGCCGCACAAATCGCGGCGGCGGACGACCCGGACGCGGCCGGTTTGCAATACGGCAAAGCGGGATCGATGGGTAGCGAGTCCGAAGCCGCTGTCGGCCTCAACTTCTACTTGCGTGGACACGCCATCAAGCTGGCGAATGAAGCCGCTTGGCTGACGCACGTGGACAAGGACGACGAGTCGCTTCAGGACTTCCGGTTCCGGTCGATGATGCAGGTTGCTTTCTAA
- a CDS encoding diguanylate cyclase, whose protein sequence is MGRFFVGILNQITRYYAVVIGSAYLALVVFGIFTYDRVVAGGPQPGPIALLGILMFLLTWRIAVLALTAPDADTHANKIELGYLLMVIAVIALQVSGGAQSVLFPAFFLFTALAAYFLGILPTLVLTIIALATLTMRAWIAETLVDQWSDFTAAYVYALLFALIVGVLVRIAHERARRAQETLSRLTEEANHLTTERHSGLRALSRNQVARADLSALLQLDAVLTELADITKRALSGHTCVIVLIGNKPDSAYARAVSSNEHYPEEYFSENLNDTVLQEGLSGGRLRFEHLRELPRQTARHRNWGIKPLSLLMAPLVENGHVAGVIAIDSQYEAHFDREDERFLDVMARQVMAAIGRERLYRDVTAERTEFAAFYGLIKKLGSSIDLDTVSRVILESVQDILTFDFALLVMVDHEKQSGLIEAVAGLPADKWLDTRFPLHDSLVGWVIGSKTYLHYPNLRDRGRGTERRRPVFSKDLPLKDVGSLLCVPLVQQNFVTGLLAFGTKKPNAYSPYEIKILEVLAVQAAVSLENARVHAEMEQMATRDGLTGCFNHRYFQEWLDHELHRATRMPIPISLIICDIDHFKKFNDTYGHPIGDQVLRAVASVLRTSVRKNDLAARYGGEEFALVLLNSKAADAVKLAERIRKAVAATEVRFAGERLRVTISMGVATYPDQSTEKSTLIDLADKALYAAKQGGRDRVMHAADLKFAAETQ, encoded by the coding sequence GTGGGCCGATTTTTCGTCGGCATCCTCAACCAAATCACGCGCTACTACGCTGTTGTCATAGGCAGCGCTTATTTGGCGCTCGTTGTTTTCGGCATTTTCACGTACGACCGGGTTGTCGCCGGAGGACCCCAGCCGGGGCCGATCGCCTTACTGGGTATCCTCATGTTTCTGCTGACGTGGCGCATCGCCGTGTTGGCACTGACCGCACCGGATGCCGACACCCACGCCAACAAGATCGAACTTGGCTATCTGCTGATGGTCATCGCCGTGATCGCCCTGCAAGTAAGCGGCGGCGCACAGAGCGTGTTGTTTCCTGCGTTCTTCCTTTTCACCGCGTTGGCGGCGTATTTCCTCGGCATCTTGCCCACGCTGGTTCTGACGATCATCGCCCTGGCGACGCTTACGATGCGGGCTTGGATCGCCGAAACACTCGTCGACCAATGGTCCGATTTCACTGCGGCCTACGTCTACGCGCTTCTCTTTGCGCTGATCGTCGGCGTTCTGGTGCGCATCGCCCACGAACGAGCGCGTCGCGCTCAGGAGACCCTGTCCCGTCTCACCGAGGAAGCGAACCACTTAACCACAGAGCGCCACTCGGGGTTGCGGGCGTTGAGTCGCAATCAGGTGGCCCGCGCCGATTTGAGCGCGCTTCTGCAATTGGACGCCGTGTTGACCGAACTCGCGGACATCACGAAACGCGCACTTTCCGGTCACACGTGCGTGATCGTGTTAATCGGCAACAAACCCGACTCGGCGTACGCCCGCGCGGTCAGTTCCAACGAGCACTACCCCGAGGAGTATTTTTCCGAAAACCTCAATGACACAGTGCTACAGGAAGGACTCAGCGGCGGACGGTTGCGCTTTGAGCACCTTCGAGAACTGCCGCGGCAAACCGCTCGGCACCGGAATTGGGGCATCAAGCCGTTGTCGCTGCTCATGGCCCCTCTGGTGGAAAACGGGCACGTGGCGGGCGTCATTGCCATTGACAGCCAATACGAAGCGCACTTCGATCGCGAAGACGAACGCTTTTTAGACGTCATGGCGCGGCAAGTGATGGCCGCGATCGGGCGAGAGCGCCTCTATCGCGACGTCACCGCGGAGCGAACCGAGTTTGCCGCGTTTTATGGACTCATCAAGAAACTCGGCTCGTCGATTGATTTGGACACGGTAAGCCGCGTCATCTTGGAATCCGTACAGGATATTCTGACCTTCGATTTTGCGTTGCTGGTTATGGTCGATCACGAAAAGCAGTCCGGACTTATCGAGGCCGTGGCCGGGCTGCCGGCCGACAAATGGCTCGACACCCGTTTTCCGCTGCACGACAGCCTCGTGGGCTGGGTCATCGGCTCGAAAACCTACCTGCATTACCCGAACCTGCGCGACCGCGGCCGCGGTACCGAGCGCCGCCGGCCGGTGTTCAGCAAGGATCTTCCCCTCAAAGATGTCGGGAGCCTTCTGTGCGTACCGCTCGTGCAACAAAATTTTGTGACGGGGCTGTTGGCGTTCGGCACGAAGAAGCCAAATGCGTATTCGCCCTACGAAATTAAGATCCTGGAAGTACTTGCTGTGCAGGCGGCCGTCAGCCTCGAGAACGCGCGCGTCCACGCCGAAATGGAACAGATGGCCACGCGTGACGGACTGACGGGCTGTTTCAACCACCGGTACTTCCAAGAATGGCTGGACCACGAGCTGCATCGCGCCACGCGTATGCCGATTCCCATCAGCCTGATCATCTGCGACATCGACCATTTTAAGAAATTTAACGACACCTACGGCCATCCCATCGGCGACCAGGTGCTAAGGGCCGTCGCCTCGGTACTGCGCACCAGTGTCCGGAAAAACGACCTCGCGGCTCGCTACGGCGGAGAAGAGTTCGCGCTGGTACTGCTTAATTCCAAAGCCGCGGACGCAGTGAAACTGGCCGAGCGCATTCGCAAAGCCGTCGCGGCTACCGAGGTTCGTTTCGCCGGCGAGAGGCTACGCGTAACAATCAGCATGGGCGTGGCGACGTACCCCGACCAGAGCACGGAGAAAAGCACGTTGATAGATTTGGCCGACAAGGCGCTCTACGCCGCCAAGCAGGGTGGGCGCGACCGCGTCATGCACGCGGCCGATCTGAAATTTGCGGCCGAAACCCAATAA
- the ligA gene encoding NAD-dependent DNA ligase LigA, translated as MEQREAIVRIDELRRLIRRHNQLYYELDRPEIADEAYDRLMRELQELEDRFPDLATPDSPTRTVGEKPAAKFAKVEHLAPMLSLNNAMDEAELRDWDARVRRQAGLDAETPITYLCELKLDGLSVEIIYRDGELTTAATRGDGYVGEDVTANVRTIAGIPRRLRGDGPFPSEFSVRGEVFMTKQDFARLNDQQQEDGQKTFANPRNAAAGSLRQIDPAVTATRPLSVFFYAVDDERSFAAGDHEGILEELAKLGFPVNSDRRRCEGIAEAVALYHEMIDRRHELPYDIDGLVVKVNDHDLQRRLGAVSRSPRWAIAAKFPAEQAETVVVDIDVQVGRTGVLTPVAKLQPVPVGGVTVSNASLHNQDEIDRLDVRIGDEVVIQRAGDVIPEVVRVIAERRREDGPEPFCIREKVDGQCPECGGTIDRREGEVALRCFNPACPAQLVAGIKYFVSKAGVNVEGLGDKLVRQVIAKGLVGEPADLYALSLSQWAGLERMAEKSAQNIMDALEASKGARLDRFLTALGIRHVGEVTARALADAFGDLNTIRSASLETLADVEDVGPIVAQSIRDFFDDELHAARVDRLLAVGFAPAWERIEVPADSPFAGKTVVLTGTLHAMSRSEAKARVTALGAKVSGSISRKTDLVVAGPGAGSKLTKAQQLGIRVIDEDEFLTMLEAAE; from the coding sequence ATGGAGCAACGGGAAGCCATCGTTCGCATCGATGAGTTGCGGCGGCTGATTCGGCGGCACAATCAGCTCTACTATGAACTCGACCGGCCGGAAATCGCCGACGAAGCCTACGACCGACTCATGCGCGAACTGCAGGAGTTGGAAGACCGCTTCCCCGACCTGGCCACGCCCGACAGCCCGACCCGTACGGTGGGCGAGAAACCTGCGGCGAAATTCGCCAAGGTCGAGCACCTCGCGCCCATGCTCAGCCTCAACAACGCGATGGACGAAGCTGAACTGCGCGACTGGGACGCTCGCGTGCGGCGGCAAGCGGGCCTCGACGCCGAGACGCCCATCACTTACTTGTGCGAACTCAAACTTGACGGCCTCAGCGTTGAAATTATCTACCGAGACGGCGAATTGACCACCGCGGCCACGCGCGGCGACGGCTACGTGGGCGAAGATGTTACGGCTAACGTGCGAACGATCGCCGGTATCCCCCGCCGGTTGCGGGGAGACGGCCCCTTCCCGTCCGAATTCAGCGTGCGCGGCGAAGTCTTTATGACCAAGCAAGACTTCGCGCGACTCAACGATCAACAACAGGAAGACGGCCAAAAGACCTTCGCCAACCCGCGCAACGCCGCCGCCGGCAGCCTGCGCCAGATCGATCCGGCCGTTACCGCAACCCGGCCCTTGTCGGTGTTTTTCTATGCCGTCGACGACGAACGATCATTTGCGGCCGGCGATCACGAAGGCATTCTCGAAGAGTTGGCCAAGCTCGGATTCCCGGTCAACTCCGACCGCCGCCGGTGCGAGGGCATCGCGGAAGCCGTCGCGTTGTACCACGAGATGATCGATCGGCGGCACGAGTTGCCCTACGATATCGACGGCCTGGTCGTAAAGGTTAACGACCACGATCTGCAGCGACGGCTCGGCGCGGTCAGCCGCAGCCCGCGGTGGGCGATCGCGGCGAAATTTCCGGCCGAGCAAGCCGAAACCGTCGTCGTGGACATCGACGTGCAGGTCGGCCGCACGGGCGTGTTGACGCCGGTTGCCAAACTGCAGCCGGTACCGGTCGGCGGCGTGACCGTCAGCAATGCGAGTCTGCACAATCAAGACGAGATCGACCGCTTGGACGTACGGATCGGTGACGAAGTCGTCATACAACGCGCCGGGGATGTGATCCCCGAAGTCGTGCGCGTGATCGCCGAACGACGGCGTGAAGATGGCCCCGAACCTTTCTGCATTCGCGAGAAAGTCGACGGTCAATGCCCGGAGTGCGGTGGCACCATCGACCGCCGCGAGGGCGAAGTGGCGCTGCGTTGTTTCAATCCGGCCTGCCCGGCGCAACTCGTCGCGGGTATCAAATACTTCGTTTCCAAAGCCGGGGTCAACGTCGAAGGCTTAGGCGACAAGCTCGTTCGGCAGGTCATCGCCAAGGGCTTGGTAGGCGAGCCGGCGGACCTTTACGCACTCAGCCTTTCGCAATGGGCCGGGCTCGAACGCATGGCCGAGAAAAGCGCGCAGAACATCATGGACGCACTTGAGGCGAGCAAGGGCGCTCGGCTGGACCGTTTTCTGACGGCGCTGGGTATCCGCCACGTTGGCGAAGTCACCGCGCGAGCGCTGGCCGATGCGTTCGGCGACCTGAACACGATTCGATCCGCGTCGCTGGAAACCCTGGCCGACGTCGAGGATGTCGGGCCGATCGTCGCGCAATCCATCCGCGATTTCTTTGACGACGAACTCCATGCGGCTCGTGTCGACCGCCTGTTGGCGGTGGGTTTCGCGCCCGCCTGGGAACGGATCGAGGTGCCGGCGGATTCGCCCTTCGCCGGCAAGACGGTAGTGTTGACCGGCACGTTACACGCGATGTCACGCAGCGAAGCCAAAGCCCGTGTCACGGCGCTGGGCGCGAAGGTCAGCGGATCGATCAGCCGGAAGACCGATCTGGTTGTGGCCGGTCCGGGGGCTGGAAGCAAGTTGACCAAGGCGCAACAATTGGGCATACGGGTCATCGATGAAGACGAGTTTCTGACGATGTTGGAGGCGGCGGAATGA